A single region of the Hoeflea prorocentri genome encodes:
- the glpK gene encoding glycerol kinase GlpK: MADNILAIDQGTTSSRAIVFSADLAIAGVAQREFTQHFPKSGWVEHDPEEIWQSVEWSVEQALADAGATVQDIAAIGISNQRETVVVWDRESGKPVFNAIVWQDRRTADMCERLKGDGLEPVFSEKTGLLLDPYFSGTKLSWLLDNVEGVRERAERGELCFGTVDSFLIWRLTGGARHVTDATNASRTLMYNIAENRWDEELLAHLRIPASMLPDVCDSADEFGTVAVGPLAGLPILGVAGDQQAATIGNACFEPGMMKVTYGTGCFSLLNTGNELVKSKNRLLSTIAYRLDGETTYAVEGSIFVAGAGVQWLRDGLGIIETAPDSGELAAKADPEQAVYLVPAFVGLGAPYWDAEARGAMFGLTRSTGPAEIAKATLDSVCFQTHDLLTAKRGDWQGGGEETGLRVDGGMVASDWTMQRLADILNARVDRPVILETTALGAAWLAGHRAGVWPDREEFSRRWALDRQFTPAIDDAQRDVELDGWKDAIRRTLTSPS; encoded by the coding sequence ATGGCAGACAATATCCTGGCGATCGATCAGGGAACGACTTCAAGCCGCGCGATCGTGTTCAGCGCGGATCTCGCTATCGCAGGCGTGGCGCAGAGGGAGTTTACGCAACATTTTCCCAAGTCCGGCTGGGTTGAGCATGATCCGGAGGAGATCTGGCAAAGTGTTGAATGGTCTGTCGAACAGGCGCTTGCCGATGCAGGTGCGACGGTTCAGGACATAGCCGCCATAGGTATCTCCAATCAGCGTGAGACCGTGGTTGTCTGGGACCGGGAGAGCGGCAAGCCGGTCTTCAATGCCATTGTGTGGCAGGACCGGCGCACCGCGGATATGTGCGAACGCCTGAAGGGCGACGGGCTGGAGCCTGTTTTCTCTGAAAAGACGGGTTTGCTGCTGGACCCATATTTTTCAGGTACCAAGTTGAGCTGGCTGCTGGACAATGTCGAGGGCGTTCGAGAGCGGGCAGAGCGTGGCGAGCTTTGTTTCGGCACTGTTGACAGTTTTCTTATCTGGCGCCTGACAGGCGGCGCCCGTCACGTGACCGATGCGACCAATGCTTCGCGAACGCTGATGTACAATATTGCCGAAAACCGTTGGGATGAGGAACTGCTCGCGCATCTTCGTATCCCGGCCTCGATGCTTCCGGATGTGTGCGATAGCGCTGATGAATTCGGCACCGTTGCGGTCGGTCCGCTTGCCGGCCTGCCGATCCTCGGTGTTGCCGGGGATCAGCAGGCAGCAACGATCGGCAACGCCTGTTTTGAGCCCGGCATGATGAAGGTTACCTATGGAACCGGGTGCTTTTCGCTGCTCAATACCGGCAACGAGCTTGTAAAATCCAAAAATCGGCTGCTCTCCACCATCGCCTATCGGCTGGACGGGGAGACGACCTATGCCGTCGAGGGCTCCATCTTTGTCGCGGGCGCGGGGGTTCAGTGGCTCCGGGACGGTCTTGGTATCATTGAAACCGCTCCGGACAGCGGTGAACTTGCCGCTAAGGCTGACCCTGAGCAGGCCGTCTATCTTGTGCCAGCTTTTGTGGGCCTCGGTGCACCCTATTGGGATGCGGAAGCCCGTGGCGCAATGTTCGGCCTGACACGCAGCACGGGGCCGGCGGAGATTGCCAAGGCGACGCTCGATTCGGTCTGTTTCCAGACACATGATCTTTTGACTGCCAAACGCGGCGACTGGCAGGGCGGTGGTGAAGAAACGGGGCTTCGTGTCGATGGCGGGATGGTCGCATCTGACTGGACCATGCAGCGCCTTGCCGACATTCTGAACGCTCGCGTCGACCGTCCCGTTATCCTGGAGACCACGGCGCTCGGTGCTGCATGGCTTGCCGGCCATCGCGCCGGT
- the glpD gene encoding glycerol-3-phosphate dehydrogenase, with protein MDENDFYDIVVIGGGINGCGIARDAVGRGFSVLLAEKEDLASGTSSASTKLVHGGLRYLEHYEFRLVREALMEREVLWKMAPHIIWPMRFVLPHHEGLRPAWLLRLGLFLYDHLGGRKLLPATKVLDMKTDPAAKPLKPMFSKAFEYSDCWVNDARLVALNARDAADRGAEIKTRTEVTSARRIGDAWTIVLRDGLSGNTHEVRAGLLINAAGPWVDKTLQQTVGENNARNVRLVQGSHIVIRRKFEDPRAFFFQNKDERIIFAIPYEDEFTLIGTTDHDFEGDPGKAAITEAEITYLCEAASEYFTEPVRRDDVVWTYSGVRPLYDDGASAAQEATRDYVLVEDGGENEPRLINIFGGKITTYRRLSEAVLEKIERILGRRGQSWTADAPLPGGDFDVAGFDGQVQALKDSHPFLEIGHVRRLVRRYGTIAGQIVGNARSYNDLGKHFGADLYAAEVDYLVANEWAVSGEDVAWRRTKSGLKMTEEQLSELSAYLDASKPHHLKAG; from the coding sequence ATGGACGAAAATGACTTCTACGACATTGTCGTCATCGGCGGTGGCATTAACGGTTGCGGCATCGCGCGTGACGCTGTCGGCCGAGGTTTTTCTGTCTTGCTGGCGGAAAAGGAAGACCTTGCAAGCGGCACATCCTCCGCTTCCACCAAACTGGTCCATGGCGGCTTGCGCTATCTTGAACACTATGAGTTCAGGCTGGTGCGCGAGGCCCTGATGGAGCGGGAAGTGCTGTGGAAAATGGCGCCGCACATTATTTGGCCCATGCGCTTTGTTCTTCCTCACCATGAGGGTCTGCGGCCCGCCTGGCTCCTGCGGCTTGGACTTTTTCTCTACGATCATCTTGGCGGTCGTAAACTGCTTCCGGCAACCAAGGTGCTCGACATGAAAACCGACCCGGCGGCAAAACCGCTGAAGCCGATGTTTTCCAAGGCCTTTGAGTATTCCGATTGCTGGGTCAATGATGCGCGCCTCGTCGCGCTCAATGCGCGCGATGCGGCCGACCGGGGAGCAGAGATAAAGACCCGTACGGAGGTGACGAGTGCCCGCCGTATCGGTGATGCGTGGACGATTGTTCTTCGTGACGGATTGTCGGGTAACACACACGAGGTGAGGGCAGGCCTGTTAATCAATGCGGCCGGTCCCTGGGTCGACAAAACCCTGCAGCAGACGGTCGGCGAAAACAATGCAAGGAACGTCCGGCTGGTGCAGGGCAGCCATATCGTTATCCGCCGCAAATTCGAGGACCCGAGGGCGTTTTTCTTTCAGAACAAGGACGAGCGGATCATCTTTGCTATTCCCTACGAGGATGAGTTCACGCTGATCGGAACAACCGACCATGATTTTGAAGGTGATCCTGGTAAAGCCGCGATCACCGAGGCGGAGATCACTTATCTCTGTGAAGCCGCATCGGAATATTTTACTGAGCCCGTCCGCAGGGATGACGTGGTGTGGACCTATAGCGGTGTGCGTCCACTCTATGATGACGGTGCGAGCGCAGCGCAGGAGGCGACTCGGGACTATGTTCTGGTTGAGGACGGTGGTGAAAACGAGCCGCGTCTCATCAATATCTTCGGTGGGAAAATCACCACATACCGGCGTTTGTCCGAGGCTGTTCTGGAGAAAATCGAACGCATACTCGGCAGGCGCGGCCAGTCCTGGACAGCCGATGCGCCGCTGCCTGGCGGTGATTTTGACGTGGCGGGTTTTGACGGTCAGGTTCAAGCGCTGAAGGACAGTCACCCATTTCTCGAGATTGGGCATGTGCGCCGGCTGGTGCGTCGTTACGGCACGATTGCAGGACAGATTGTTGGCAATGCGCGTTCATATAATGATCTCGGCAAGCATTTTGGTGCTGACCTTTATGCCGCGGAAGTCGATTATCTGGTTGCGAACGAATGGGCGGTGAGTGGTGAGGATGTCGCCTGGCGCAGGACAAAAAGCGGCTTGAAAATGACAGAGGAACAGTTGAGCGAACTCAGTGCCTATCTGGACGCTTCCAAACCGCACCATTTGAAGGCAGGTTAG